The genomic stretch ATTTTTAAAGAATATTGATCTTCAACAAAAGAGTGTTTTGGATAATTAGATGCAAACCAAATTAATAATGAAGCTGCTAAAATGTATGTACCTGCTTTTTTCAAGTACATATAAGCTTGATTTGAAACTGTATGCCAGATTAATTTACTTGATGGCATTCTATATTTAGGCATTTCCATTACAAAAGGTTCATCTTCACTTTTAAATACTACAATTTTTAATACTTTTGCGGCAATTAACCCTAACATTGCTCCTGAGATATAAATTAAAAATATTATATTCCCTGCATTTTCAGGTGAAAAGAAAGCACCTGTAAATAAAACGTAAATAGGTAATCTAGCACCACAAGACATAAAACCAATAATAAATAAAGTAAGTAATCTATCTTTTTCATTTTTAAGTGTTCTAGCTGCCATATAAGCTGGAACAGAACATCCAAAACCTGTAACTAAAGGAATAAATGATTTCCCATGTAATCCAAACTTATGAAAAAAACCATCAAGTAAAAAAGCAACTCTACTCATATAACCTGTAGTTTCAAGTAAAGCAATACCAAAAAATAAAATTACAATATTAGGTACAAATAAAACTACTGCACCAACACCTGCAATTGCTCCATCTGCTATAATAGAAGAGATTTCATTATCTCCTAATATATGTTTTGTAGAATCAATTAAACTTGAAAAAAATGAATCTATCATATCCATTGGAATATTTCCAAGAACAAATGTTAATTGAAATATTCCCCACATTAAAAATAAAAAAATTGGAATACCAAGTATTTTATGAATCAAAATAGCATCAATCTTTTCTGTAAGAGTTTTTGCAGTTGAAATTCTTTGTTTAACAGTTTCTGTTACAGCACCTTTTGCAAAAGCAAATTTTTCATCATTAAAAATATCTTCTATATTTTTTGTATTATAATGAAGATACATATGTTCAAAAGAATTGCTTAGAATAGGTTGTAGGTTAATCCAAATTGGTTCATTATGAAGTATTTTGTATGTTTGCTTATCTTCTTTTAGAAGTTTAATTGCTAGTTCTCTATAACTTACATGAGTTTTAAATCCCATTTCTTTAAATAAATCTGAAATGTTTTCTATTTCTTCTTCGATTACATCAGAAAAAATAAGTTTTGAAGGAAGTTTTTCATCTTCAAATTTATTAACGATTTCTTCTAATAATTGGGCAATACCTATATTTTTTGCTGCACTAGTTTTTAAACAAGGTTTTCCAAGAATCTTACTTAATTGTTTTTCATCAATTTGTATTGATTCTTTTTTCGCTTCATCTATCATATTTAATGCAATTATCATTTTTTTATCTAAAGCTAGTAATTCAGATGTTAAAAATAAATTTCTTTCTAAATTAGTTGAATCTAAAACATTTAAAATAATATCATAAGGAGAGTTATCTAAAAATTCTTTTGTAACTTTTTCTTCTAAAGTATAGTCATTTAATGAATAGGCACCAGGTAAATCAGTGATTTCAATCCTATAACCTTTATAGTCTAAAAAAACTTCTTCTTTTGTTACAGTAACTCCTGAAAAATTACCAACTCTTAACCTTGCATTTGAAATTGAATTAATAAGCATTGATTTACCAACATTTGGTTGACCAACTAATGCAACTTTTATAATCTTATTATTCATCTTCTAACTCAATTTTTGAAGCTTCTGATAGTCTTACGGCAATTTTTGTAGTATTTATCTTAACTTCCATAGTACTTCTTGCTAAAGTAACTTCTTCAACAAAAATTTTAGCACCTTTAATTAGACCAAAAGAATAGAATCTATTCTTCAACATTCTATCACAATGAATATCTTTAATTATCCCTGAATCACCGATATTTAACCTGTCTAGAGTCATTTTATACCTTTATAAAATTAATAATAATTATTATAACAAAATAATAATTACTTATACTTAATTAATATTGGCTAATAGTTGTTTTTTAAAAAAACTTTAGCTATACTATTTTAAATTAGATAATTATAACGAGGCATATTTTATGATGAATAATGAAGAAGTAATAGAAGAATTAAAAAAGATTGTAAAACAAAAAGGTCTTAAATATACAGAACAACGTGAAATAGTTTTAAACATTTTAATTCATGCAAAAGATCACTTAACAGCAGAAGAAGTTTATAACGAAATAAAATCAAAATATTGTGATTCTAATATTGGAATTGCTACAGTTTACAGAGCACTTAGTTTTCTAGAAGAAGTTGATTTAATCACTTCAATAAACTTTGGAACAGACGGCAAAAAATATGAGAGCAATGCAAAATCTCATCATGATCATTTAATATGTACAAAATGTGGGAAAATAATTGAGTTTTTAGATGATGAAATTGAAAAAAGACAAGAAAGAATAGCTAAAAAGAATAAATTTAAAATTACAAGTCACTCTATGCAATTATATGGATTATGTGAGAATTGTCAGTAATATATTAAGAGTTTCCTCTTAATATACACTATTTTTTATAGAATATCAGATTTTATATCTTCAGCCCAAGCTTTTATTCTATCATCGGTTAAATCATCTTGATTATCTTCATCAATAACTAATCCAACAAATTTACCATCTACTTCAGCTTTTGAATCATCATATTCATAACCATCAATTGATGTAGAACCAACTATTGTAGCACCAGTTGTACTTACGTGTTCATAAATAAGACCTAAGGCATTACAAAAATCATCAGGATAACCATCTTGATCTCCTAATCCAAAAAGTGCTACAGTTTTATCATCTAGATTAATTGCGTTAAATGCATCCCAAACTTCATCCCAGTCATCATTTAACTCACCTTCACCCCAAGTTGAACCACCTAGAATTACTTTATCATATTCATTAATTTTATTAATATCTGTATCACTTAAATCAAAAACTTCAATTCCTCCAAGTTCATTTGCAATTTTCTCTGCAATCTCTTCTGAATTTCCTGTGCTACTTGCATAAAATAAGGCTGTTGCCATGTTTGTCTCCTAAATATTTTTTCTTATAATTGACCTTAATGAATAAGGTATTGCTTTTATTTGATATGTTTTATATTTTAACTCATCTACATAGACAGGAATATGTCTAGTAAAATCATTATCTTTTGGATATATTAAATATACTTGATTAAATTCTCCTTCTTTAATGACATTTATTGCATGATTAACTTCATTTTCTATATTTGGATCTTTTTTTTGAATATTTTTCCACGATGTATATATTTTTAGTGCACAT from Poseidonibacter antarcticus encodes the following:
- a CDS encoding Fur family transcriptional regulator, which produces MMNNEEVIEELKKIVKQKGLKYTEQREIVLNILIHAKDHLTAEEVYNEIKSKYCDSNIGIATVYRALSFLEEVDLITSINFGTDGKKYESNAKSHHDHLICTKCGKIIEFLDDEIEKRQERIAKKNKFKITSHSMQLYGLCENCQ
- the feoB gene encoding ferrous iron transport protein B, with the translated sequence MNNKIIKVALVGQPNVGKSMLINSISNARLRVGNFSGVTVTKEEVFLDYKGYRIEITDLPGAYSLNDYTLEEKVTKEFLDNSPYDIILNVLDSTNLERNLFLTSELLALDKKMIIALNMIDEAKKESIQIDEKQLSKILGKPCLKTSAAKNIGIAQLLEEIVNKFEDEKLPSKLIFSDVIEEEIENISDLFKEMGFKTHVSYRELAIKLLKEDKQTYKILHNEPIWINLQPILSNSFEHMYLHYNTKNIEDIFNDEKFAFAKGAVTETVKQRISTAKTLTEKIDAILIHKILGIPIFLFLMWGIFQLTFVLGNIPMDMIDSFFSSLIDSTKHILGDNEISSIIADGAIAGVGAVVLFVPNIVILFFGIALLETTGYMSRVAFLLDGFFHKFGLHGKSFIPLVTGFGCSVPAYMAARTLKNEKDRLLTLFIIGFMSCGARLPIYVLFTGAFFSPENAGNIIFLIYISGAMLGLIAAKVLKIVVFKSEDEPFVMEMPKYRMPSSKLIWHTVSNQAYMYLKKAGTYILAASLLIWFASNYPKHSFVEDQYSLKIEQASSEEEQNYLADKLALYNLENSYLGKIGKFSEPFFAPLGYDWKMTVALETGLAAKEIVISTLGILYGLGEDNDENSKGLIEKIRNNIPFASAVSFIVFVMIYLPCLAASMVFAREAGGWKYLAYLFVFTTTTAWVLSFVAYNIMKLIV
- a CDS encoding FeoA family protein, yielding MTLDRLNIGDSGIIKDIHCDRMLKNRFYSFGLIKGAKIFVEEVTLARSTMEVKINTTKIAVRLSEASKIELEDE
- a CDS encoding flavodoxin, which translates into the protein MATALFYASSTGNSEEIAEKIANELGGIEVFDLSDTDINKINEYDKVILGGSTWGEGELNDDWDEVWDAFNAINLDDKTVALFGLGDQDGYPDDFCNALGLIYEHVSTTGATIVGSTSIDGYEYDDSKAEVDGKFVGLVIDEDNQDDLTDDRIKAWAEDIKSDIL